From a region of the Rhinopithecus roxellana isolate Shanxi Qingling chromosome 8, ASM756505v1, whole genome shotgun sequence genome:
- the KEAP1 gene encoding kelch-like ECH-associated protein 1: protein MQPDPKPSRAGACSRFLPLRSQCPEGAGDAVMYASTECKAEVTPSQHGNRTFSYTLEDHTKQAFGIMNELRLSQQLCDVTLQVKYQDAPAAQFMAHKVVLASSSPVFKAMFTNGLREQGMEVVSIEGIHPKVMERLIEFAYTASISMGEKCVLHVMNGAVMYQIDSVVRACSDFLVQQLDPSNAIGIANFAEQIGCVELHQRAREYIYMHFGEVAKQEEFFNLSHCQLVTLISRDDLNVRCESEVFHACINWVKYDCEQRRFYVQALLRAVRCHSLTPNFLQMQLQKCEILQSDSRCKDYLVKIFEELTLHKPTQVMPCRAPKVGRLIYTAGGYFRQSLSYLEAYNPSDGTWLRLADLQVPRSGLAGCVVGGLLYAVGGRNNSPDGNTDSSALDCYNPMTNQWSPCAPMSVPRNRIGVGVIDGHIYAVGGSHGCIHHNSVERYEPERDEWHLVAPMLTRRIGVGVAVLNRLLYAVGGFDGTNRLNSAERYYPERNEWRMIAAMNTIRSGAGVCVLHNCIYAAGGYDGQDQLNSVERYDVETETWTFVAPMKHRRSALGITVHQGRIYVLGGYDGHTFLDSVECYDPDTDTWSEVTRMTSGRSGVGVAVTMEPCRKQIDQQNCTC, encoded by the exons ATGCAGCCAGATCCCAAGCCTAGCAGGGCTGGGGCCTGCAGCCGATTCCTGCCCCTGCGGTCACAGTGCCCTGAGGGGGCAGGGGACGCGGTGATGTATGCCTCCACTGAGTGCAAGGCGGAGGTGACGCCCTCCCAGCATGGCAACCGCACCTTCAGCTACACCCTGGAGGATCATACCAAACAGGCCTTCGGCATCATGAACGAGTTGCGGCTCAGCCAGCAGCTGTGTGACGTCACACTGCAGGTCAAGTACCAGGACGCGCCTGCTGCCCAGTTCATGGCCCACAAGGTGGTGCTAGCCTCATCCAGCCCCGTCTTCAAGGCCATGTTCACCAACGGGCTGCGGGAGCAGGGCATGGAGGTGGTGTCCATTGAGGGTATCCACCCCAAGGTCATGGAGCGCCTCATCGAATTCGCCTACACGGCCTCCATCTCCATGGGCGAGAAGTGTGTCCTTCACGTCATGAATGGCGCTGTCATGTACCAGATCGACAGCGTTGTCCGCGCCTGCAGTGACTTCCTAGTGCAGCAGCTGGACCCCAGCAATGCCATCGGCATCGCCAACTTCGCCGAGCAGATTGGCTGTGTGGAGTTGCACCAGCGTGCCCGGGAGTACATCTACATGCATTTTGGGGAG GTGGCCAAGCAAGAGGAGTTCTTCAACCTGTCCCACTGCCAACTGGTGACTCTCATCAGCCGTGACGACCTGAATGTGCGCTGCGAGTCCGAGGTCTTCCACGCCTGCATCAACTGGGTCAAGTACGACTGCGAACAGCGACGGTTCTATGTCCAGGCGCTGCTGCGGGCCGTGCGCTGCCACTCGTTGACGCCTAACTTTCTGCAGATGCAGCTGCAGAAGTGTGAGATCCTGCAGTCCGACTCCCGCTGCAAGGACTACCTGGTCAAGATCTTTGAGGAGCTCACCCTGCACAAGCCCACGCAGGTGATGCCCTGCCGGGCGCCCAAGGTGGGCCGCCTGATCTACACCGCGGGCGGCTACTTCCGACAGTCGctcagctacctggaggcttACAACCCCAGTGACGGCACCTGGCTCCGGTTGGCGGACCTGCAGGTGCCACGGAGCGGCCTAGCTGGCTGCGTGGTGGGCGGGCTGTTGTACGCCGTGGGCGGCAGGAACAACTCCCCCGACGGCAACACCGACTCCAGCGCCCTGGATTGTTACAACCCCATGACCAATCAGTGGTCACCCTGCGCCCCCATGAGCGTGCCGCGCAACCGCATCGGGGTGGGGGTCATCGATGGGCACATCTATGCAGTCGGCGGCTCCCACGGCTgcatccaccacaacagtgtggAGAG GTATGAGCCAGAGCGGGATGAGTGGCACTTGGTGGCCCCAATGCTGACACGAAGGATCGGGGTGGGCGTGGCCGTCCTCAATCGTCTGCTTTATGCCGTGGGGGGCTTTGATGGGACAAACCGCCTGAATTCAGCTGAGCGGTACTACCCAGAGAGGAACGAGTGGCGAATGATCGCAGCGATGAACACCATCCGAAGCGGGGCag GCGTCTGCGTCCTGCACAACTGTATCTATGCTGCCGGGGGCTATGATGGTCAGGACCAGCTGAACAGCGTGGAGCGCTATGATGTGGAAACAGAGACGTGGACTTTCGTAGCCCCCATGAAGCACCGGCGAAGTGCCCTGGGGATCACTGTCCACCAGGGGAGAATCTACGTCCTTG
- the S1PR5 gene encoding sphingosine 1-phosphate receptor 5, which translates to MESGLLRPAPVSEVIVLHYNYTGKLRGARYQPGAGLRADAVVCLAVCAFIVLENLAVLLVLGRHPRFHAPMFLLLGSLTLSDLLAGAAYAANILLSGPLTLRLSPALWFAREGGVFVALTASVLSLLAIALERSLTMARRGPAPVSSRGRTMAMAAAAWGVSLLLGLLPAMGWNCLGRLDACSTVLPLYAKAYVLFCVLAFVGILAAICALYARIYCQVRANARRLPTRPSTAGTTSTRARRKPRSLALLRTLSVVLLAFVACWGPLFLLLLLDVACPARACPVLLQADPFLGLAMANSLLNPIIYTLTNRDLRYAILRLLCCGRHSCGRGLGGSQKSGSAAEASGGLRDCLPPGLDGSFSRSERSSPQHDGRDTSGITGSPDAPTAARTLVPAPAAD; encoded by the coding sequence ATGGAGTCGGGGCTGCTGCGGCCGGCGCCGGTGAGCGAGGTCATCGTCCTGCATTACAACTACACCGGCAAGCTCCGCGGTGCGCGCTACCAGCCCGGTGCGGGCCTACGCGCCGACGCCGTGGTGTGCCTGGCGGTGTGCGCCTTCATCGTGCTAGAGAATCTGGCCGTGCTGTTGGTGCTCGGACGCCACCCGCGCTTCCACGCGCCCATGTTCCTGCTCCTGGGCAGCCTCACGTTGTCGGATCTGCTGGCAGGCGCCGCCTACGCCGCCAACATCCTACTGTCAGGGCCGCTCACGCTGCGACTGTCGCCCGCGCTCTGGTTCGCACGGGAGGGAGGCGTCTTCGTGGCACTCACCGCGTCGGTGCTGAGCCTCCTGGCCATCGCGCTGGAGCGCAGCCTCACCATGGCGCGCAGGGGGCCCGCGCCGGTCTCCAGTCGGGGGCGCACGATGGCGATGGCGGCCGCGGCCTGGGGCGTGTCGCTGCTCCTCGGGCTTCTGCCAGCGATGGGCTGGAACTGCCTGGGTCGCCTGGACGCCTGCTCCACTGTCCTGCCGCTGTACGCCAAGGCCTACGTGCTTTTCTGTGTGCTCGCCTTCGTGGGCATCCTGGCCGCCATCTGTGCGCTCTACGCGCGCATCTACTGCCAGGTGCGCGCCAACGCGCGGCGCCTACCGACGCGGCCCAGTACTGCAGGGACCACCTCGACCCGGGCGCGTCGCAAGCCGCGCTCGCTGGCCTTGCTGCGCACGCTCAGCGTGGTGCTCCTGGCCTTTGTGGCATGTTGGGGTCCGCTCTTCCTGCTGCTGTTACTTGACGTGGCGTGCCCGGCGCGCGCCTGTCCTGTACTCCTGCAGGCTGATCCCTTCCTGGGACTGGCCATGGCCAACTCACTTCTGAACCCCATCATCTACACGCTCACCAACCGCGACCTGCGCTACGCGATCCTGCGCCTCCTCTGCTGCGGCCGCCACTCCTGCGGCAGAGGCCTGGGTGGCTCCCAGAAGTCGGGAAGCGCGGCTGAGGCTTCCGGGGGCCTGCGCGACTGCCTGCCCCCGGGCCTGGATGGAAGCTTCAGCCGCTCGGAGCGCTCGTCGCCCCAGCACGACGGGCGGGACACCAGCGGCATCACAGGCAGCCCTGATGCACCAACAGCCGCCCGGACTCTGGTACCAGCACCGGCTGCAGACTGA